The proteins below come from a single Alnus glutinosa chromosome 9, dhAlnGlut1.1, whole genome shotgun sequence genomic window:
- the LOC133878031 gene encoding uncharacterized protein LOC133878031: MYCKVYQTRSCNAKDNVKYMTWTGEMDRCLTETLVEQVRKGNKIDSTFKPAAYRAALTALHENFGLVLTKEHIRNRLKTWKKQFGILKELLGHKGFKWDETRKMVIADNSVWNAYIQAHPDARIFRSKFIENYDELCIILGNDQSVESCSDNDAEIDEDLTVSKEGVDAGIVSEIQSDDRHTKNLRWTEEMDRCLGKILVEQVRKGYKIDNILQREAYDRAVLALNEKFGPNLSKEHIRNRLRTWKKQYGILKELLSNPDFKWDEMRKMIVANDSVWDDYVKIHPDARSFRNKFLQNYDQLCIIFGNYNEAAEAINASPIQCGGKAKDQGKSTRWTNEMDCCLGKVLVEQIILGNKNKLDNKFKPAAYEAAVLAINKRFHLDLTKDHVRNRLKTWKKQYDILQEVLDQSDFEWDERQKMVIADDSAWNKYIKINPDARIIQGRVIKNYEELCVIIGCIDPPEISLNIGEDNLDLVAQNEAVVAEETYYNQSDNANDRGKYVSWTDEMDRCLTQLLVEQVMLGNKLEKNFKPIAYTAALTVLNDKFGLDLTKENIRNRLKTWKKQYGLVAELLSHCGFEWDERYKMVAANDSDWNEYIERHPDARQLRARSIENWDELRMIIGNEQPGGHLSEAGAKHDSNPPINEEDDVETPVGMFANEEMWHDNASDGMQGSSQQTRARPSSSSHSKQPLKRRWSSDIMLEMMSAMAADIGRIADALTENNKSVCLDELFEMVQAIPGFDDDLIIEACEYLSFDERRAMMFMKLNERLRRKWVLKRLRG, translated from the exons ATGTATTGTAAGGTATACCAGACTCGTAGTTGCAATGCTAAAGATAACGTAAAATACATGACATGGACGGGTGAGATGGATCGCTGTCTTACAGAGACACTTGTTGAGCAAGTGAGAAAGGGAAACAAGATAGATAGCACTTTCAAGCCTGCAGCATACAGAGCAGCACTTACAGCCTTACATGAAaattttgggcttgttttgacAAAAGAACATATTCGAAATCGGCTAAAAACGTGGAAGAAGCAGTTTGGGATTTTAAAGGAGCTCCTTGGTCATAAAGGATTTAAGTGGGACGAGACACGAAAGATGGTTATTGCAGATAATTCTGTATGGAATGCCTACATCCAG GCACACCCTGATGCCAGGATTTTCCGATCAAAGTTCATTGAAAATTATGATGAGTTGTGCATTATCTTGGGCAATGATCAATCAGTAGAAAGCTGTTCTGATAATGATGCTGAAATTGATGAAGACTTGACAGTCAGCAAGGAGGGTGTGGATGCAGGCATTGTGTCTGAGATTCAGAGTGATGACAGGCATACAAAAAACTTAAGGTGGACAGAAGAAATGGATCGTTGCCTTGGTAAGATTCTTGTGGAGCAAGTGAGAAAGGGGTATAAAATAGACAATATTCTACAGCGCGAGGCATATGACAGGGCTGTTTTGgctttaaatgaaaaatttggGCCTAATTTGTCAAAAGAACACATTAGGAATCGCCTTAGAACTTGGAAGAAACAGTATGGGATCTTAAAGGAACTCCTTTCTAATCCTGATTTCAAATGGGATGAAATGCGGAAGATGATTGTTGCAAATGATTCAGTGTGGGATGACTATGTCAAG ATTCATCCTGATGCCAGGAGTTTCCGCAATAAATTTCTTCAGAACTACGATCAGTTGTGCATTATCTTTGGCAATTATAATGAGGCTGCAGAGGCTATTAATGCTTCCCCTATTCAATGTGGTGGGAAGGCAAAAGATCAAGGGAAGAGCACGAGGTGGACAAATGAAATGGACTGCTGCCTTGGCAAAGTTCTTGTTGAGCAAATAATACTcggaaacaaaaataaattagataACAAATTCAAACCTGCTGCATATGAAGCAGCAGTATTGGCTATAAACAAAAGATTTCATCTTGATTTGACAAAGGACCACGTCAGGAACCGTCTGAAAACATGGAAGAAACAGTATGACATTCTGCAAGAAGTCTTGGATCAGAGCGACTTTGAATGGGATGAAAGACAGAAGATGGTAATTGCAGATGACTCTGCATGGAATAAATATATCAAG ATAAACCCTGATGCTAGGATAATTCAAGGACGAGTCATCAAAAACTACGAGGAGTTGTGTGTTATCATTGGTTGCATTGATCCACCTGAAATCTCCCTAAATATAGGAGAGGATAATTTGGATTTGGTTGCTCAGAATGAAGCTGTAGTTGCTGAGGAAACATACTACAATCAAAGTGATAATGCAAATGACAGAGGGAAGTACGTATCTTGGACAGACGAGATGGATCGATGCTTAACACAGTTGCTGGTCGAGCAAGTGATGCTGGGAAATAAGCTTGAGAAAAATTTTAAGCCTATAGCTTACACAGCTgctcttacagttttaaatGACAAGTTTGGGTTGGACTTGACAAAGGAAAACATAAGAAACCGGTTGAAGACATGGAAGAAACAGTATGGACTTGTGGCGGAACTCCTCTCTCATTGTGGGTTTGAGTGGGATGAGAGATATAAGATGGTTGCCGCAAATGACTCTGATTGGAATGAATATATCGAG AGACATCCGGATGCAAGGCAATTGCGAGCCAGGTCTATTGAGAATTGGGATGAGTTACGGATGATCATTGGCAATGAGCAGCCTGGTGGACATTTGTCTGAAGCTGGTGCCAAACATGACAGCAATCCTCCTATCAACGAGGAAGACGATGTTGAAACTCCCGTAGGGATGTTTGCTAATGAAGAAATGTGGCATGATAATGCTAGTGATGGCATGCAAGGTTCATCTCAGCAGACAAGGGCTAGGCCTTCTTCATCCTCACATTCCAAACAACCATTGAAGAGGAGATGGTCAAGTGATATCATGTTAGAAATGATGAGTGCCATGGCTGCAGATATTGGTAGGATAGCCGATGCATTGACGGAAAATAATAAGAGTGTGTGCTTGGATGAGCTATTTGAAATGGTGCAGGCCATTCCTGGCTTTGATGATGATCTTATCATTGAGGCATGTGAATATCTTTCTTTTGACGAACGGAGGGCGATGATGTTCATGAAATTAAATGAGAGATTGAGAAGAAAGTGGGTGTTAAAACGTTTGCGTGGTTAG
- the LOC133878440 gene encoding pentatricopeptide repeat-containing protein At4g14170-like isoform X1, whose product MSHHQARKTLSLVSTFSCKSKQTQTHIVSLCTDTATCTHSHSNLLTLCSNARSLHQTKQAHASALLNAWLPNSVSLCASLMLSYSTFGDPTTSRCLFEQTVEHCRTAFLWNTLIRANSIAKVYDGFEPYNRMVRTGVRPDDHTFPFVLKACSDFLEVRKGMEIHGIVFKLGFDMDVFVGNTLLLFYGNCGDLGDAKKAFDEMSERDVISWNTIIGVLSVNFCYVEALDLFKEMNFRSGFRPNLVSVVSVLPVCTGLEDAVMVSCIHCYVVKVGLDRHVNVNNTLVDAYGKCGAKKASEQVFSEMVERNEVSWNAIISSLSFTKHNIDALEIFRLMIDAGVKPNSITISSMLPVLVELEQFKGGKEIHGFSMRIGIECDVFIANSLIDMYAKSGHTTEASNVFYKMGEKNVVSWNAMVANYAQNRLELAAIGLIGQMQAHGRTPNSVTFTNVLPACARLGSLRPGKEIHARTIRMGSANDIFVSNALTDMYAKCGYLNLARNVFNISLRDGVSYNILIVGYSQTSDCSESLRLFSEMRLTGMMHDIVSFVGVISACANLAAMKQGKEIHGLLVRKLIHAQLFIANSLLDFYIKCGRIDIASKVFDQIQKKDVASWNTMILGYGMLGELDTAINLFEAMREYGGVEYDSISYIAVLSACSHGGLVEKGNKYFEEMQTQNIKPTQMHYACMVDLLGRAGLMEEAVDLIKGLPIVPDANVWGALLGACRIYGKVELGCWAAEHLFKLKPQHCGYYILLSNMYAEAGRWEDANRVRDLMKLRGVKKNPGYSWVQIRDQVHAFVVGERIEGLDSDIWLAECS is encoded by the coding sequence ATGTCCCACCACCAGGCACGCAAAACTCTCTCTCTAGTCTCAACATTCTCATGCAAATCTAAACAAACCCAAACCCACATTGTCTCTCTCTGTACTGACACCGCAACATGTACTCACTCCCACTCGAATCTCCTTACTCTCTGCTCCAACGCCCGATCTCTTCACCAAACCAAGCAAGCCCACGCCTCTGCGCTTCTCAACGCCTGGCTTCCCAACAGTGTCTCTCTCTGTGCCTCCCTCATGCTCAGCTACTCCACTTTCGGAGACCCCACTACCTCTCGCTGTCTATTCGAACAGACCGTTGAGCATTGCCGCACTGCCTTCCTGTGGAACACCCTTATTCGGGCTAACTCAATTGCTAAAGTGTATGATGGGTTCGAGCCTTATAATAGAATGGTTAGGACCGGTGTTCGGCCCGATGATCATACCTTCCCTTTTGTTCTCAAGGCGTGTTCGGACTTTTTGGAGGTCCGGAAGGGAATGGAGATTCATGGGATTGTGTTTAAGCTCGGGTTTGACATGGATGTCTTTGTTGGGAATACCCTCTTGTTGTTTTACGGTAATTGTGGAGATTTGGGAGATGCCAAGAAGGCGTTTGATGAAATGTCTGAAAGGGATGTCATATCGTGGAATACGATAATTGGGGTGCTTTCGGTTAATTTTTGTTATGTGGAGGCACTTGATCTTTTCAAAGAGATGAATTTTAGGTCTGGGTTCAGGCCAAATTTGGTAAGTGTTGTTAGTGTGTTGCCGGTTTGTACCGGGCTTGAAGATGCGGTCATGGTGAGTTGTATTCATTGTTATGTTGTGAAGGTTGGTCTGGATCGTCACGTGAATGTTAACAATACTCTGGTTGATGCGTATGGAAAATGTGGGGCTAAAAAAGCTTCTGAGCAAGTTTTCAGTGAAATGGTTGAGAGAAATGAGGTTTCTTGGAATGCGATTATCAGTAGTCTTTCTTTTACAAAGCATAATATTGACGCCTTGGAGATATTTAGGTTGATGATCGATGCAGGAGTTAAACCGAACTCTATCACCATTTCTAGTATGCTACCCGTGTTGGTTGAATTAGAACAATTTAAAGGAGGAAAGGAGATTCATGGGTTCAGTATGAGGATCGGTattgagtgtgatgtttttattgCCAACTCACTGATCGATATGTATGCAAAATCAGGCCATACAACTGAGGCGTCTAATGTGTTTTATAAGATGGGTGAAAAGAATGTTGTATCTTGGAATGCCATGGTTGCTAATTATGCTCAAAACAGGCTTGAGTTGGCCGCCATAGGACTAATAGGACAAATGCAAGCTCATGGTCGAACTCCCAACTCTGTCACCTTCACAAATGTTCTTCCAGCTTGTGCACGACTGGGTTCTCTTCGTCCTGGAAAAGAAATCCATGCAAGGACAATTCGAATGGGATCTGCCAATGATATATTTGTTTCTAATGCTCTGACAGACATGTATGCAAAATGTGGGTACCTAAATCTTGCTCGAAATGTCTTTAACATCTCCCTTAGGGATGGAGTATCTTACAACATACTAATTGTGGGGTATTCTCAGACTAGTGATTGCTCAGAATCGCTGCGTTTGTTTTCAGAAATGAGGCTTACAGGTATGATGCATGATATTGTTTCCTTTGTGGGTGTTATATCAGCTTGTGCAAACCTAGCAGCAATGAAGCAAGGCAAAGAGATCCATGGATTATTAGTGAGAAAGCTTATTCATGCTCAGCTCTTCATTGCAAACTCTCTGTTGGACTTCTATATCAAATGTGGACGAATTGATATAGCTAGTAAGGTCTTTGACCAGATTCAGAAAAAAGATGTAGCCTCTTGGAATACTATGATTTTGGGTTACGGAATGCTAGGTGAGTTGGACACTGCTATCAATCTTTTTGAAGCAATGAGGGAATATGGTGGTGTAGAATATGATTCAATTTCGTATATTGCAGTTTTGTCAGCTTGTAGTCATGGAGGGCTCGTTGAGAAGGGAAATAAGTACTTTGAGGAGATGCAGACTCAAAATATTAAGCCAACGCAAATGCACTATGCTTGTATGGTTGATCTCCTTGGCCGGGCTGGCTTAATGGAAGAAGCAGTTGATCTTATTAAAGGCCTGCCTATTGTGCCGGATGCCAATGTCTGGGGGGCTTTGCTTGGGGCATGCCGAATCTATGGGAAAGTAGAGTTGGGGTGTTGGGCAGCAGAGCATCTGTTCAAGTTGAAGCCTCAGCACTGTGGGTACTACATTCTTCTTTCAAACATGTATGCAGAAGCCGGGAGATGGGAAGATGCAAACAGGGTCAGGGACCTGATGAAGTTGAGGGGAGTGAAGAAGAATCCTGGCTATAGTTGGGTTCAGATTCGTGACCAGGTGCATGCTTTTGTAGTTGGAGAGAGAATAGAGGGATTAGATTCAGATATTTGGCTTGCAGAATGCAGTTAA
- the LOC133878440 gene encoding pentatricopeptide repeat-containing protein At1g18485-like isoform X2, with protein sequence MSHHQARKTLSLVSTFSCKSKQTQTHIVSLCTDTATCTHSHSNLLTLCSNARSLHQTKQAHASALLNAWLPNSVSLCASLMLSYSTFGDPTTSRCLFEQTVEHCRTAFLWNTLIRANSIAKVYDGFEPYNRMVRTGVRPDDHTFPFVLKACSDFLEVRKGMEIHGIVFKLGFDMDVFVGNTLLLFYGNCGDLGDAKKAFDEMSERDVISWNTIIGVLSVNFCYVEALDLFKEMNFRSGFRPNLVSVVSVLPVCTGLEDAVMVSCIHCYVVKVGLDRHVNVNNTLVDAYGKCGAKKASEQVFSEMVERNEVSWNAIISSLSFTKHNIDALEIFRLMIDAGVKPNSITISSMLPVLVELEQFKGGKEIHGFSMRIGIECDVFIANSLIDMYAKSGHTTEASNVFYKMGEKNVVSWNAMVANYAQNRLELAAIGLIGQMQAHGRTPNSVTFTNVLPACARLGSLRPGKEIHARTIRMGSANDIFVSNALTDMYAKCGYLNLARNVFNISLRDGVSYNILIVGYSQTSDCSESLRLFSEMRLTGMMHDIVSFVGVISACANLAAMKQGKEIHGLLVRKLIHAQLFIANSLLDFYIKCGRIDIASKVFDQIQKKDVASWNTMILGYGMLVLSACSHGGLVEKGNKYFEEMQTQNIKPTQMHYACMVDLLGRAGLMEEAVDLIKGLPIVPDANVWGALLGACRIYGKVELGCWAAEHLFKLKPQHCGYYILLSNMYAEAGRWEDANRVRDLMKLRGVKKNPGYSWVQIRDQVHAFVVGERIEGLDSDIWLAECS encoded by the exons ATGTCCCACCACCAGGCACGCAAAACTCTCTCTCTAGTCTCAACATTCTCATGCAAATCTAAACAAACCCAAACCCACATTGTCTCTCTCTGTACTGACACCGCAACATGTACTCACTCCCACTCGAATCTCCTTACTCTCTGCTCCAACGCCCGATCTCTTCACCAAACCAAGCAAGCCCACGCCTCTGCGCTTCTCAACGCCTGGCTTCCCAACAGTGTCTCTCTCTGTGCCTCCCTCATGCTCAGCTACTCCACTTTCGGAGACCCCACTACCTCTCGCTGTCTATTCGAACAGACCGTTGAGCATTGCCGCACTGCCTTCCTGTGGAACACCCTTATTCGGGCTAACTCAATTGCTAAAGTGTATGATGGGTTCGAGCCTTATAATAGAATGGTTAGGACCGGTGTTCGGCCCGATGATCATACCTTCCCTTTTGTTCTCAAGGCGTGTTCGGACTTTTTGGAGGTCCGGAAGGGAATGGAGATTCATGGGATTGTGTTTAAGCTCGGGTTTGACATGGATGTCTTTGTTGGGAATACCCTCTTGTTGTTTTACGGTAATTGTGGAGATTTGGGAGATGCCAAGAAGGCGTTTGATGAAATGTCTGAAAGGGATGTCATATCGTGGAATACGATAATTGGGGTGCTTTCGGTTAATTTTTGTTATGTGGAGGCACTTGATCTTTTCAAAGAGATGAATTTTAGGTCTGGGTTCAGGCCAAATTTGGTAAGTGTTGTTAGTGTGTTGCCGGTTTGTACCGGGCTTGAAGATGCGGTCATGGTGAGTTGTATTCATTGTTATGTTGTGAAGGTTGGTCTGGATCGTCACGTGAATGTTAACAATACTCTGGTTGATGCGTATGGAAAATGTGGGGCTAAAAAAGCTTCTGAGCAAGTTTTCAGTGAAATGGTTGAGAGAAATGAGGTTTCTTGGAATGCGATTATCAGTAGTCTTTCTTTTACAAAGCATAATATTGACGCCTTGGAGATATTTAGGTTGATGATCGATGCAGGAGTTAAACCGAACTCTATCACCATTTCTAGTATGCTACCCGTGTTGGTTGAATTAGAACAATTTAAAGGAGGAAAGGAGATTCATGGGTTCAGTATGAGGATCGGTattgagtgtgatgtttttattgCCAACTCACTGATCGATATGTATGCAAAATCAGGCCATACAACTGAGGCGTCTAATGTGTTTTATAAGATGGGTGAAAAGAATGTTGTATCTTGGAATGCCATGGTTGCTAATTATGCTCAAAACAGGCTTGAGTTGGCCGCCATAGGACTAATAGGACAAATGCAAGCTCATGGTCGAACTCCCAACTCTGTCACCTTCACAAATGTTCTTCCAGCTTGTGCACGACTGGGTTCTCTTCGTCCTGGAAAAGAAATCCATGCAAGGACAATTCGAATGGGATCTGCCAATGATATATTTGTTTCTAATGCTCTGACAGACATGTATGCAAAATGTGGGTACCTAAATCTTGCTCGAAATGTCTTTAACATCTCCCTTAGGGATGGAGTATCTTACAACATACTAATTGTGGGGTATTCTCAGACTAGTGATTGCTCAGAATCGCTGCGTTTGTTTTCAGAAATGAGGCTTACAGGTATGATGCATGATATTGTTTCCTTTGTGGGTGTTATATCAGCTTGTGCAAACCTAGCAGCAATGAAGCAAGGCAAAGAGATCCATGGATTATTAGTGAGAAAGCTTATTCATGCTCAGCTCTTCATTGCAAACTCTCTGTTGGACTTCTATATCAAATGTGGACGAATTGATATAGCTAGTAAGGTCTTTGACCAGATTCAGAAAAAAGATGTAGCCTCTTGGAATACTATGATTTTGGGTTACGGAATGCTAG TTTTGTCAGCTTGTAGTCATGGAGGGCTCGTTGAGAAGGGAAATAAGTACTTTGAGGAGATGCAGACTCAAAATATTAAGCCAACGCAAATGCACTATGCTTGTATGGTTGATCTCCTTGGCCGGGCTGGCTTAATGGAAGAAGCAGTTGATCTTATTAAAGGCCTGCCTATTGTGCCGGATGCCAATGTCTGGGGGGCTTTGCTTGGGGCATGCCGAATCTATGGGAAAGTAGAGTTGGGGTGTTGGGCAGCAGAGCATCTGTTCAAGTTGAAGCCTCAGCACTGTGGGTACTACATTCTTCTTTCAAACATGTATGCAGAAGCCGGGAGATGGGAAGATGCAAACAGGGTCAGGGACCTGATGAAGTTGAGGGGAGTGAAGAAGAATCCTGGCTATAGTTGGGTTCAGATTCGTGACCAGGTGCATGCTTTTGTAGTTGGAGAGAGAATAGAGGGATTAGATTCAGATATTTGGCTTGCAGAATGCAGTTAA